A single Clavibacter nebraskensis NCPPB 2581 DNA region contains:
- a CDS encoding XRE family transcriptional regulator, with the protein MSDASVGEELRRLRRLAALSQRQLAALADVPQPNIAAYESGRRQPSAETMGRLRAALGIPSLDRVRASRERILEVAARCRVDDIRVFGSVARGDATAGSDVDLLVHPAPDASIFDVAGFMAEVTELLGVHVDVVSDRGTGPVMDRIRAEAVAL; encoded by the coding sequence ATGAGCGATGCGTCCGTCGGTGAGGAGCTGCGGCGCCTCCGCCGTCTCGCCGCGCTGTCCCAACGCCAGCTCGCCGCGCTCGCCGATGTGCCGCAGCCCAACATCGCCGCCTACGAGAGCGGACGCCGGCAGCCGTCGGCGGAGACCATGGGACGCCTTCGTGCCGCGCTGGGCATCCCGTCGCTCGACCGGGTCCGAGCGTCACGGGAGCGCATCCTCGAGGTCGCGGCTCGCTGCCGCGTGGACGACATCCGCGTGTTCGGGTCCGTCGCACGCGGGGACGCCACGGCGGGGTCCGACGTCGATCTCCTCGTGCACCCGGCGCCGGACGCGTCCATCTTCGACGTGGCGGGGTTCATGGCCGAGGTGACGGAGCTCCTCGGCGTCCACGTCGACGTGGTCTCCGATCGGGGCACGGGGCCGGTCATGGACCGCATCCGCGCCGAGGCGGTCGCCCTGTGA
- a CDS encoding HepT-like ribonuclease domain-containing protein has translation MLDEERVPALLADIARFAASARRVVERGHARFADPNDDEQRRIACSLVVDLSTAAARLPPSFREAHPDVNWNGIRAVRNFIAHDYAGTDQEILWAAMAVDFPRVARALLG, from the coding sequence ATGCTCGACGAGGAGCGTGTCCCGGCGCTGCTCGCCGACATCGCGCGCTTCGCAGCCTCCGCGCGTCGAGTGGTGGAACGCGGGCATGCCCGCTTCGCCGACCCCAACGACGACGAGCAGCGGCGGATCGCGTGCTCGCTGGTGGTGGATCTCTCCACCGCAGCCGCGCGGTTGCCGCCCTCCTTCCGCGAGGCGCACCCGGACGTCAATTGGAACGGCATCCGCGCGGTGCGGAACTTCATCGCGCACGACTACGCCGGGACCGATCAGGAGATCCTGTGGGCGGCGATGGCGGTGGACTTCCCCCGGGTGGCGCGGGCGCTGCTGGGGTGA
- a CDS encoding type I restriction endonuclease: MEFAERLAALALKVRNQRDAIQTEEATKNAFIMPFISTILGYDVFNPLEVVPEFTADLGLKKGEKIDYAIMRDGEVQILIECKKSTEPLKIEHASQLFRYFAVTNARIAVLTNGETYHFYTDLDAPNRMDEKPFLVLDLADIDETLLPELMKLTKDVFDLDSIISAAGELKYVGSLKRAIAAEFREPTTEWVKLLTRRVYEGSFTEKVRDQFTTLVGKASKQYLNEQVNDRLKTALGAPAFPAAPTAASADAITSEEVVEADLDRDTEIETTLEELEGYQIVKAIACSEVKPQRVVHRDAKSYLAILLDDNNRKPIARLHFNGKKQKYLGLFDAHKVETRHPIGSLDEIYAHADSIREAIRVHAGDAVGA; encoded by the coding sequence ATGGAATTCGCCGAACGACTGGCCGCGCTGGCCCTGAAGGTCCGCAATCAGCGCGATGCCATCCAGACGGAGGAGGCGACGAAGAACGCGTTCATCATGCCGTTCATCTCCACGATCCTCGGATACGACGTCTTCAACCCGCTCGAGGTGGTCCCCGAGTTCACCGCGGACCTCGGCCTCAAGAAGGGCGAGAAGATCGACTACGCGATCATGCGCGACGGCGAGGTGCAGATCCTCATCGAGTGCAAGAAGTCGACCGAGCCGCTCAAGATCGAGCACGCCTCGCAGCTCTTCCGCTACTTCGCCGTGACGAACGCGCGCATCGCGGTGCTCACCAACGGCGAGACCTATCACTTCTACACGGACCTCGACGCGCCCAACCGCATGGACGAGAAGCCGTTCCTGGTGCTCGACCTCGCGGACATCGACGAGACCCTGCTGCCCGAGCTGATGAAGCTCACCAAGGACGTGTTCGACCTCGACTCGATCATCAGCGCGGCCGGCGAGCTCAAGTACGTGGGTTCGTTGAAGCGGGCGATCGCTGCCGAGTTCCGCGAGCCGACCACGGAATGGGTGAAGCTCCTCACCCGCCGTGTGTACGAGGGCTCGTTCACGGAGAAGGTGCGCGACCAGTTCACGACGCTCGTCGGCAAGGCCTCGAAGCAGTACCTCAACGAGCAGGTGAACGACCGCCTGAAGACCGCCCTCGGGGCGCCTGCGTTCCCCGCGGCGCCCACCGCGGCGTCGGCCGACGCGATCACGAGCGAGGAGGTCGTCGAGGCCGATCTCGACCGCGACACCGAGATCGAGACGACGCTCGAGGAGCTCGAGGGCTACCAGATCGTCAAGGCGATCGCCTGCAGCGAGGTGAAGCCGCAGCGCGTGGTGCACCGCGACGCGAAGTCGTACCTCGCGATCCTCCTCGACGACAACAACCGCAAGCCCATCGCGCGCCTGCACTTCAACGGCAAGAAGCAGAAGTACCTCGGCCTCTTCGACGCGCACAAGGTCGAGACGCGGCACCCGATCGGCTCGCTCGACGAGATCTATGCGCACGCGGATTCGATCCGCGAGGCGATCCGCGTGCACGCGGGGGACGCGGTCGGCGCCTAG
- a CDS encoding nucleotide pyrophosphohydrolase, producing the protein MASRDVRDELAAFVAERDWAQFHTPENLAKSVAIEAGELLECYQWDADGDPEQVKAELADVLTYCLLLAERLGLDPDEIVQDKLAVTRAKYPVDKARGRSTRYDAL; encoded by the coding sequence ATGGCCAGCCGAGACGTGCGCGACGAGCTCGCGGCGTTCGTCGCCGAGCGAGACTGGGCGCAGTTCCACACACCGGAGAACCTCGCGAAGAGCGTCGCCATCGAGGCGGGCGAGCTGCTGGAGTGCTACCAGTGGGATGCCGACGGCGACCCCGAGCAGGTGAAGGCCGAACTGGCCGACGTCCTCACCTACTGCCTGCTGCTCGCCGAACGCCTGGGCCTCGATCCCGACGAGATCGTGCAGGACAAGCTGGCCGTCACGCGGGCCAAGTACCCCGTCGACAAGGCGCGTGGCCGCAGCACCCGGTATGACGCACTTTGA
- a CDS encoding DUF2075 domain-containing protein produces MTHFDVRRVALSGDAVARWGAEHPHNSNWPVVYVLDGPPSGQRVRGRARDDLYVGESLRAAARLAQHLKSDARGHLATARVIVGENFNKSVCLDFESRLINLFSGDGAYTVLNRNIGITNADYYDRVTYTAEFERVFEKLRAEGLFHRSIAEIENGDLFKLSPFKALSADQEVAVEQVLEGLVADRKPGIESTTVIQGEPGTGKTVVGIYLLKLIADIGRLPVDDVLDSDYLFADFFLGENREALQGMRTGFVIPQQSLRESVKKVFTRTPGLQGVEVLTPFQVGESAGRFDLLVVDEAHRLNRRANQASGPLNRMFEDITVALFGEDDKQKTQLDWIRAKSTHQILMIDPAQSVRPADLGAATIDGVIAEARRDRRWQPLMSQMRVRAGTDYIGYIRRVLGATPSPHPENPLTADALGDYEFRMFDDVSDMHAAIRDRDREHGLARMVAGYAWEWVSKKDPQAFDIEIGAYRARWNSTQRDWIASANALEEVGSIHTVQGYDLNYTGVIIGPDLRYDPEAGRLFMDRNSYFDKKGEENNPTLGITSSDDVLRLLISNDYAVLMTRGIRGTFVHVVDPALREHLRPYIPTM; encoded by the coding sequence ATGACGCACTTTGACGTCCGTCGCGTCGCGCTCTCGGGCGACGCGGTCGCACGATGGGGAGCGGAGCATCCTCACAACTCCAACTGGCCGGTGGTCTACGTCCTCGACGGTCCGCCCTCAGGGCAGCGGGTCAGAGGCCGGGCGCGCGACGACCTCTACGTGGGGGAATCGCTGCGGGCTGCCGCACGCCTCGCCCAGCACCTCAAGTCCGATGCGCGCGGTCATCTCGCGACCGCCCGGGTGATCGTCGGCGAGAACTTCAACAAGTCCGTGTGCCTCGACTTCGAGTCGCGGCTCATCAACCTCTTCTCCGGCGACGGCGCGTACACCGTCCTGAATCGCAACATCGGCATCACGAACGCGGACTACTACGACCGCGTCACCTACACCGCAGAATTCGAGCGGGTCTTCGAGAAGCTCCGAGCCGAAGGGCTCTTCCACCGCTCCATCGCGGAGATCGAGAACGGCGACCTCTTCAAGCTGTCCCCGTTCAAGGCGCTCTCCGCCGACCAGGAGGTCGCGGTGGAGCAGGTGCTCGAGGGGCTCGTCGCGGACCGGAAGCCGGGGATCGAGAGCACGACGGTGATCCAGGGAGAGCCTGGCACCGGCAAGACCGTGGTGGGGATCTACCTGCTCAAGCTGATCGCGGACATCGGTCGGCTCCCGGTAGACGACGTGCTCGACAGCGATTACCTGTTCGCCGACTTCTTCCTCGGCGAGAATCGCGAAGCGCTCCAAGGGATGCGGACCGGGTTCGTCATCCCGCAGCAGTCCCTGCGCGAGAGCGTGAAGAAGGTGTTCACCCGGACCCCCGGATTGCAGGGCGTCGAGGTCCTGACGCCCTTCCAGGTCGGCGAGAGCGCCGGACGCTTCGATCTCCTGGTCGTCGATGAGGCGCATCGCCTGAACCGCCGGGCGAACCAGGCGTCGGGGCCGCTGAACCGCATGTTCGAGGACATCACGGTCGCCCTCTTCGGTGAAGACGACAAGCAGAAGACGCAGCTCGACTGGATTCGAGCGAAGAGCACCCACCAGATCCTCATGATCGACCCGGCGCAGAGCGTCAGGCCCGCCGACCTCGGCGCGGCCACCATCGACGGCGTCATCGCGGAGGCACGACGCGATCGGCGTTGGCAGCCGCTCATGTCGCAGATGCGCGTGAGAGCGGGCACGGATTACATCGGGTACATCCGACGCGTCCTCGGCGCGACGCCGAGTCCGCATCCGGAGAATCCGCTGACCGCGGACGCCCTCGGCGACTACGAGTTCCGAATGTTCGACGATGTGAGTGACATGCACGCGGCCATCCGCGACCGCGATCGGGAGCACGGGCTCGCGCGCATGGTCGCGGGCTACGCGTGGGAGTGGGTGTCGAAGAAGGACCCTCAGGCCTTCGACATCGAGATCGGTGCGTACCGTGCGCGATGGAACAGCACCCAGCGCGACTGGATCGCGTCGGCGAATGCACTGGAGGAAGTGGGGTCGATCCACACCGTGCAGGGATACGACCTCAACTACACCGGCGTGATCATCGGTCCGGATCTCCGCTACGACCCCGAGGCCGGCCGCCTGTTCATGGATCGGAACTCCTACTTCGACAAGAAGGGCGAGGAGAACAACCCGACGCTCGGCATCACCTCCTCCGACGACGTCCTGCGCCTGCTCATCAGCAACGACTACGCGGTGCTCATGACGCGGGGCATCCGCGGGACCTTCGTGCACGTGGTCGATCCCGCGCTACGCGAGCACCTGCGGCCCTATATCCCCACGATGTAG
- a CDS encoding purine-cytosine permease family protein: protein MASTAPDDYALARVPQEARYHWFPIATQRVGQLSALSAFVVAATLGFSMSFWDAFWAITIGAVILEVVCIFTGLIGQREGLNTSILSRWTGFGHNGSALIGLAIGISLIGWFGIQSGVSASGLNSIMPWLPVWAWSLAFGLIITAVVMLGFHGMQWVANVAVPLFLLLVGWAVVIELQKHDISELVTQPAPGPQISIIAGASIVAGGFIVGALISPDQTRYNRSAADVVKQTVVSITVGEYLTGLSGVLLAHAVRTADVSAIILSSVGWIGVLVILLGTIKINDWNLYSSGLGIVNFIDTVFGRRVNRALVTVVVGVIGSVLAAAGILGQFTAFLTLLGVAFPPIVGIMIAEYFVVRNWRPALDASREGGTLPASAPRWVPVSLAIWLVSALVGYFATFGLGSLNAVITAFVLYAVLGKAGLIRGVGEVRTEAVAQPAPGVAAPDAATAGKVAAR from the coding sequence ATGGCATCCACCGCACCCGACGACTACGCGCTCGCGCGGGTCCCGCAGGAGGCGCGCTACCACTGGTTCCCGATCGCGACGCAACGCGTCGGCCAGCTCTCCGCGCTGAGCGCCTTCGTCGTCGCTGCCACGCTCGGCTTCAGCATGAGCTTCTGGGACGCCTTCTGGGCGATCACCATCGGCGCCGTGATCCTCGAGGTCGTCTGCATCTTCACGGGCCTCATCGGACAGCGCGAGGGGCTGAACACCTCGATCCTGTCGCGCTGGACGGGGTTCGGCCACAACGGGTCGGCGCTCATCGGCCTGGCCATCGGGATCAGCCTCATCGGCTGGTTCGGGATCCAGTCGGGCGTCTCGGCGTCCGGCCTGAACTCGATCATGCCGTGGCTCCCAGTGTGGGCCTGGTCGCTCGCGTTCGGCCTCATCATCACCGCCGTCGTGATGCTCGGCTTCCACGGGATGCAGTGGGTCGCGAACGTTGCGGTGCCCCTCTTCCTGCTGCTGGTCGGCTGGGCCGTCGTCATCGAGCTGCAGAAGCACGACATCTCGGAGCTCGTGACGCAGCCGGCGCCCGGCCCGCAGATTTCGATCATCGCGGGCGCGTCGATCGTGGCCGGCGGCTTCATCGTCGGCGCGCTCATCTCGCCCGACCAGACGCGCTACAACCGGTCGGCCGCCGACGTCGTGAAGCAGACGGTCGTGAGCATCACGGTCGGCGAGTACCTCACGGGTCTGTCCGGCGTGCTGCTCGCGCACGCGGTGCGGACGGCCGACGTGTCGGCGATCATCCTGTCGTCGGTGGGCTGGATCGGCGTGCTCGTGATCCTGCTGGGCACCATCAAGATCAACGACTGGAACCTGTACTCGTCGGGCCTCGGGATCGTGAACTTCATCGACACGGTGTTCGGGCGGCGCGTGAACCGGGCGCTCGTCACGGTCGTCGTCGGCGTGATCGGGTCGGTGCTCGCGGCGGCCGGGATCCTCGGGCAGTTCACCGCGTTCCTCACCCTGCTGGGCGTGGCGTTCCCGCCGATCGTGGGGATCATGATCGCCGAGTACTTCGTGGTGCGGAACTGGCGGCCGGCGCTCGACGCGTCGCGCGAGGGCGGCACGCTCCCGGCGAGCGCCCCGCGCTGGGTGCCCGTGAGCCTCGCGATCTGGCTGGTGTCGGCGCTCGTCGGCTACTTCGCGACGTTCGGCCTCGGCAGCCTCAACGCCGTCATCACGGCGTTCGTGCTCTACGCGGTGCTCGGCAAGGCGGGGCTGATCCGCGGCGTCGGCGAGGTGCGCACCGAGGCGGTCGCGCAGCCCGCCCCCGGGGTCGCGGCGCCGGACGCGGCGACCGCGGGGAAGGTGGCCGCACGATGA